The region tttggtacTGCAATCATAGGCAAGTTTTTATAATGGTAGCAGAATAATAAAATTTGACCAAAATCCAAAGTCAATCAATTAGACAGCAACTTCTTTATGGGTGCAATTTCTTGATAAGTAATTAAATAATGTTAGCAGAATAATAAAATTTGACCAAAATCCAAAGTCAATCAATTAGACAGTAACTTCTTTATGGGTGCAATTTCTTGATAAGtaattatgtatatacaaattaaaATACAATAGTGTGCACAAACGTCTTCTAGTGTCACTGTGAATAAAGGATCAGAACAAATTAATCCAGTCAAAACTAGGAAATAAGTTAACACCACAAAGCAGAAGTTAATGTAGCTCATAATCTGAAACAAGCTTGCTATTGTATGAAATTTGCACCATCTTAAACtgaattttatcactttttgaTTGACAGATACCCTTTAAAACAGAACCCTATTCAGTGCACATAAAGTATCAAAAATCAATGATAGACTCAAATATCTAAAACATAATCGAAAACATCCAAATATTTCACCATAAATAGCTGCATTGCCACTTAACCATAACACAACTGTCCTCCATATTCCCATCAATATCCAGTAGTATAATTGCTTATCGCCCAGCAATGCTCAGAGTAGCTGTAGAATCAATGTAGAGGTGGTAAATTAAGCAACAGCCTCACCAACAACTTGCAATTGAACAACTATGTAATTCTGTATTGAAGAGACAACAGTGGATCTTTGAAAGATAGTACTGCTATTGAACAACTAAGAGGAGGCAACTTCAAGCGTTAAAAACTTTTGAAGTTTTAAAGCTGAACATATTGTACAGTCTTAAGTATTTTAGTAATCTACAAACTTTGATCAGACCAGTTATATTGCCCTGTAGCTCAAAAATCAAGCAACAGAGTGGGAAAGAGTATCAGAAAAACCATGTTTCTTGATAATCTAAGccagagtgtgtgtgtgtatatatatgcagctCTTGTTCACAAATTTTACATCTGAGAAAACTTTGTAAAGCTTGTCTATCAACCTGAAGTCCTCTCTGCGGAGGACATTAAAGGAAGAAAGCTAATGCATAAATTGGTAGAGGTTCTAACTAGGACATATATATTAGTACACAAGTGTATACTAAACATGTTCCATAAATACTACCCATAACAATTAATCGTACCTACATGTGGAGTAGATTGTTGAGGCAGCTCATCCAATCATGGTACGTTTTCTACCTCTTTGTCGCACTAAAAGGAGTTGTAATCCAAAAAGACACAAGAAGTCAGTGTAGCAATTAATTTAAACATCACATTGTTGACAACTCTAGAAGACTGAAGGGAACATAACTACGAAATTACACACCTTCGGCGAACTTGTTCAGAGTTGACGACCATTGTTTGGAGGATTTCCTATATGCAGCAAGTATCCTATCCATCTACAAAAAACAGATAGTTACAAGATTATATCCACCTCCATAAGACGCTGATTATGGGTGGAAAACACTTTTGGTCATGCTGGTATTTCTttttgttggggagggggtgttTGGGAGTAGGGGGGTCATGTTTATAccatgcaaaaagaaaaaggcaacCAAAACAAACAGAAAGGACTAATGACCATACTTACCAGATTTCCACATGAAGAGTGCATAGAAAGCAATGCTCGTTCAAGTACATATAAATCTACTGCTTTATCTTCTGGAAGGGTTGATGTAAAGCTCAGACCAAAATCAATCAATACCTGTTCAAACACTATTCTACCGATTACAATTTATTTAGCAAGATGCAGGTTAAGAATCAATCAATCAATGAACTATGCATCAATTCCAAACTACCTAATGCACACTATATGAATACCTCTTATCTATTACGCTCTATTCAAGCCCGTGTCATTCCAAGAAAGGAAAatcgaaaaacaaaaaagggaaagaaactGCAACAAAGtttttttcatttagtagaTATTACCCAATAGACCCACATAGTTAGATAAGACCTTTCACAAACACCTACCAATCGATTGGTATCCTTGCAGATTAACATATTTGATGTGGTCAAATCCCCATGAATAAGGCCACCGTCATGGAGCTTGCCCATTGCCGAACCAATATGGAATGCTATGTCATTCATTCTTTCTTCAACTATACCATGTGATCCAAAATCGAGAAGTATGTCTTTGACTAAAGAGCCTTCCACATATTCAAATGTCAATGTGTGCGACACAACATCAACAGCATAAAGAACTGGAGTTAAAACCCCTAGCCTTCTAGCTTTAGTCATACAGCGGACCTCCTGCTCCAGCATTAAAATATCTTAAAGTCATGCAAGCGTACTGGCAAACAATAATCCAATAAGGAAGTAGCAATTTCTGGTTCAACTAACCGCATTTAAGCGTTTGAGAGTGAGCTTTGTGTCCAAAGTTGGATGCCTGTATTTTTTTGAGAACCGCTCCTTAACTATACACCTCTTTCccacaaaagatgactcaaataCTCTCTGAATAAAAGGTGCAAACAATGTTAGAAATAATGTTCCAATAATAAatcagaaaaagaaaggaaaagatgtCACGATTTCATctgagaaagaagaaggaagaattTTGGATACAAATGATGCAGTCAAAGACACAAACATATGGACTGGGCCTAATCCGAGTGGGCTAATGGTTTCATCAACATTAGATATTATGGGCTGCATAAACAAAGGCCCAAACTGTGTAGACACTGGCCCAGGCTGCATAAACAAAGGCCCAGACTTATCAACAATACAAGGTACAAGGAAGGAGCACATGTCTGATGAAAATGACATCAAACAAATTTCAGAAACAAATTCAACAGCTGTACAAAATGACAAAGGCTAGCTGGATAATTTATTCCATTGTTTGTTATACATAGACAAATAATAGTAGGACAGGTGGATTAGGGTGCATAGTAGAAATTTACTTTTTCGTCCAAATGGACTTGTATAAATTAGCATGCACAGTGTAAGCAATACACAGAAAAATTCTGTCAAATTACTGTTCATTATTTTTTccttcatggtatcagagcaacaGTAGAATTTCTACAGTTctaaaatcaaatcaatcttCTGATAATCTGTAATCATGCCTAACAATGAAGAGAACAGTTCAACAACAGTCACTCCAAATCAAACCACTACTAATCAAACTGCCATGGATTCAAACCATCCATACTTCCTTCATTCTTCTGATTCACCTGGTATGGCTTTGGTAAATACTCTTTTTGATGGAAAGGGTTACCAAGGATGGAAAAGGACTGTGCTCATAGCACTATCAGCCAAAAACAAGTTAGGTTTTATCACTGGAAGGGATCCTGCACCAAATGAGGACTCAGCAGATTTCCACTCTTGGAATAGGTGCAATGACATGGTGACTTCATGGATGTTGAACTCACTGTCTAAAGAAATAGCAGACAGTGTAATATACTCAACAACTGCTAAGGAGCTTTGGACTAGTCTTGAGCACAGATTTGGGCAATCTAATGGTGCTAAGCTCTATCATCTGCAGAAACAGCTCAATGGATTAGTTCAGGGAAATCTAAACATAGCAGCCTATTTCACAAAGCTCAAGAGATTATGGGATGAATTGGACTCACTAAATGCAAATATAAAATGTAGTTGCACATGTCTATGTGAAGGAAAGGACAAGTTACAGAAATCTCTTGAGGATGAAAGACTTATAATCTTTCTCATGGGGCTGAATGATGTTTATTCTCATACTAGAGGAAATGTGTTGATGATGAATCCTCTACCCAACATAAACCTTGCTTACTCTCTTCTTTTACAAGATGAGAATCAAAGGGAAGTTTATGTAAACCCCTTTTCTACAGCTGATTCTTCTTCCTTCATGGTAAGTAATCAGGAACAGAACTTTCATAGAGGAAAACAGCCACAgaaatttcaaaacaattttcAAAACAACTTTCAAAAAGCAGGTGGTATGACACAGAAGTATGGAAATCATCTTCAAAGAAACCCTCACCCTTCTTACAGAAAGAAATCTAAGTTTAACCCTAATGTTTCTTGCACTTACTGTAAGAAAGTAGGACATATTGTGGATGATTGCTACAGGCTAATTGGGTTCCCCCATGATTTTCAATTTACAAACAATAAGGGTGTGGAAGGTCAGGTGAGGGGAAATGGTGTCATTGGTGAAGGGGTATCAGACAACATAATGAAAAACAACAACATGATGAGTCACAGCAGCATAGACCTGGATTTTCTCAATCAACATCTCAACAAAGAACAGCTTTCCCAAGTCATTAGTGTGATCAAACAGGTTAAGATTGGAGATGCAGGTGCAGGAGCCAGTTCAGCAATCAATGCTAATGCTGTAGCTGGTACAATGACTAAATATTTTGGAACTTGTTTCTCTATTTTTAACTCTAGCTCCTGGATCATAGATTCAGGAGCTTCTGAGCATATGTGCTTTAATGCAAGTGCTTTCTGTTCTATGACTCCTCTTAAAGTTCCTCTAAGTGTTAATCTGCCTAACTCTCACAAGATAACTGTCACTCATGTTGGTGAAATTTCTATTTCTCCTGGTCTTGTCCTTAAAGATGTTCTTCATGTCCCTTGTTTTAAATATAACCTTATGTCTGTCCATAGATTCTGTCATCAATTCAATTACACTCTCTTTTTCACCTCTCTTAAATGTGTGGTGCAGGGCCCTTTGATGAGGAGGGCACAAGCTTTTGGTAATGCAAGAGAGGGATTATACATCTTCCAGCCTAGAAGTCCAGGATCTAGTCAATTGTCTAGTACTAGTTTTCCAGTTTCCTTTTCAGCTAATCAAGACAGTAGTAGTTCAGGATCTAGTCAATTGTCTAGCACTAGCATTCCTGTTTCTTTTTCAGTTAAGCATGATAGTAATGTTGAATTTCCAGTTTCTTTTCCATTCAGTGCTAGTGCAAAATCTGATGTAAAACTATGGCATGTAAGACTTGGGCATTTGCCTTTCTCATCAATGAAGAACATCAGTTTTATTCCTTCTCCATCTATTTCTGATTGTTTTTGTGAAATCTGCCCATTGGCTAAACAATCTAGATTACCTTTTCCTTTAAGTCAAATTTCATCCAAATCTATTTTTCATCTAATACATATAGATACTTGGGGTCCTTATAAAGTTTCTACtcataataattttaaatatttcttaacaATTGTGGATGACTATAGCAGAGGGACATGGACATTTCTGATGAATTCAAAGGGAAATGCTTTTTCAGTACTCAAATCTTTCATTCAGATGGTCTACAGGCAGTTCAGTACTAAAGTGCAAATCATCAGATCAGATAATGCACTTGTATTAGGGAAAAGCCTTGCTGCCTCTACTTTTTTTAAATCTGAAGGCATAATTCATCAGACATCATGTGTGGCAACACCTCAACAGAATGGGATTGTTGAGAGGAAACATAGACACCTTCTCCAAGTTGCTAGGGCACTACTGTTTCAGTCCAAGGTTCCTCTTACCTACTGGGGAGAGTGTATTTTAACAGCTACTTTTCTCATTAACAGAATGCCTACTAAAGTTTTGCAAGGACAGACACCCTATGAGAAATTACATGGAAAGGCCCCAGATTATCAACTATTAAGGTGTTTTGGTTGTCTTGTATATGCATCTACCCTTGGTCAACACAGGGGGAAGTTTGATCCAAGGGCAAAGGCATGTGTATTTTTAGGATATCCTTCTGATACAAAAGGATACAAAT is a window of Lycium ferocissimum isolate CSIRO_LF1 chromosome 12, AGI_CSIRO_Lferr_CH_V1, whole genome shotgun sequence DNA encoding:
- the LOC132040017 gene encoding uncharacterized protein LOC132040017 isoform X2 yields the protein MQTFSLEAYLVEEIMTEINSQVKENSLILIKQGAEARVFESSFVGKRCIVKERFSKKYRHPTLDTKLTLKRLNAEVRCMTKARRLGVLTPVLYAVDVVSHTLTFEYVEGSLVKDILLDFGSHGIVEERMNDIAFHIGSAMGKLHDGGLIHGDLTTSNMLICKDTNRLVLIDFGLSFTSTLPEDKAVDLYVLERALLSMHSSCGNLMDRILAAYRKSSKQWSSTLNKFAEVRQRGRKRTMIG
- the LOC132040017 gene encoding uncharacterized protein LOC132040017 isoform X3, whose protein sequence is MCTSYPPQTPLVGSHYVCCCCTVLILVSGYSFVVAFNVAIGGSKVLAFDFLKVVLVLLMQTFSLEAYLVEEIMTEINSQVKENSLILIKQGAEARVFESSFVGKRCIVKERFSKKYRHPTLDTKLTLKRLNAEVRCMTKARRLGVLTPVLYAVDVVSHTLTFEYVEGSLVKDILLDFGSHGIVEERMNDIAFHIGSAMGKLHDGGLIHGDLTTSNMLICKDTNRLCLNRY
- the LOC132040017 gene encoding uncharacterized protein LOC132040017 isoform X1, whose amino-acid sequence is MCTSYPPQTPLVGSHYVCCCCTVLILVSGYSFVVAFNVAIGGSKVLAFDFLKVVLVLLMQTFSLEAYLVEEIMTEINSQVKENSLILIKQGAEARVFESSFVGKRCIVKERFSKKYRHPTLDTKLTLKRLNAEVRCMTKARRLGVLTPVLYAVDVVSHTLTFEYVEGSLVKDILLDFGSHGIVEERMNDIAFHIGSAMGKLHDGGLIHGDLTTSNMLICKDTNRLVLIDFGLSFTSTLPEDKAVDLYVLERALLSMHSSCGNLMDRILAAYRKSSKQWSSTLNKFAEVRQRGRKRTMIG
- the LOC132040017 gene encoding uncharacterized protein LOC132040017 isoform X4, which translates into the protein MTEINSQVKENSLILIKQGAEARVFESSFVGKRCIVKERFSKKYRHPTLDTKLTLKRLNAEVRCMTKARRLGVLTPVLYAVDVVSHTLTFEYVEGSLVKDILLDFGSHGIVEERMNDIAFHIGSAMGKLHDGGLIHGDLTTSNMLICKDTNRLVLIDFGLSFTSTLPEDKAVDLYVLERALLSMHSSCGNLMDRILAAYRKSSKQWSSTLNKFAEVRQRGRKRTMIG